From a region of the Cyanobacterium sp. T60_A2020_053 genome:
- a CDS encoding HEAT repeat domain-containing protein → MNDSSLSNSALEIDDLNPLDMIEAEIPPKPDPDEMLGLISHGNLQEQIRGVRAFCEISDHRAIPLLIERLTHTCPLIRVSAAYALGRNTHPSAVSPLINTLQNDWNGYVRKGVVWALGNSADSNSFKPLLHALKYDIVAVRLWSASSIANIAKLKYEDTITAIPVLIKTLRKDPISAVRSNCAWTVGRLCRELPNNVVYNTAIDALIEALVEDEDLGVKEDAKSALLKLGDARGLQTIEELEFEGII, encoded by the coding sequence ATGAATGATTCTAGTTTAAGCAACAGCGCCCTCGAAATTGACGACCTCAACCCTTTAGATATGATTGAGGCAGAAATCCCCCCCAAGCCCGATCCTGACGAGATGCTGGGGTTAATTTCCCATGGCAATTTACAGGAGCAAATCAGAGGAGTAAGGGCGTTTTGCGAAATTAGCGATCATCGTGCCATCCCTTTATTAATTGAGCGTTTAACCCATACTTGCCCGTTAATTAGAGTGAGTGCCGCCTACGCTTTAGGGCGCAACACTCATCCATCAGCCGTTTCTCCCCTCATTAATACCTTACAAAATGATTGGAATGGTTATGTGCGTAAAGGAGTGGTGTGGGCGCTGGGTAATAGTGCTGATTCCAATAGCTTTAAACCTCTTCTCCATGCCCTTAAATATGACATTGTTGCGGTACGGTTGTGGTCGGCTAGTAGCATAGCAAATATCGCCAAATTAAAGTATGAAGATACTATTACAGCCATACCAGTTTTAATCAAAACCCTAAGAAAAGACCCCATTTCAGCCGTGAGAAGTAACTGCGCTTGGACTGTCGGGCGCTTATGTCGAGAATTACCTAATAATGTGGTTTATAATACTGCTATCGATGCTCTTATTGAAGCCTTAGTCGAAGATGAGGATTTAGGGGTAAAAGAAGATGCCAAAAGTGCTTTGTTAAAATTGGGCGATGCTCGTGGTTTACAAACCATTGAAGAGTTAGAGTTTGAAGGAATTATTTGA